A genomic region of Magnolia sinica isolate HGM2019 chromosome 6, MsV1, whole genome shotgun sequence contains the following coding sequences:
- the LOC131248362 gene encoding MYB-like transcription factor ODO1 has product MGRQPCCDKLGVKKGPWTAEEDKKLINFILTNGQCCWRAVPKLAGLLRCGKSCRLRWTNYLRPDLKRGLLNDAEEQLVIDLHARLGNRWSKIAARLPGRTDNEIKNHWNTHIKKKLIKMGIDPVTHEPLHKQASQGSSPPTNLPQSEDQQFELPESDDRIGKEENLSPQENCSSSELSFVDNSSNDDPLMNCLLGENVSSLIDASWKFPSAEDDYNNVVGSTWEESCAWLLDYQEFGFEEFGLGCMESMGPMDWSDKH; this is encoded by the exons ATGGGCAGGCAACCATGCTGCGACAAGCTAGGTGTGAAGAAGGGACCATGGACAGCTGAGGAAGacaagaagctcatcaacttcaTCCTCACCAATGGTCAGTGCTGCTGGCGGGCCGTCCCGAAGCTCGCCGGCCTCCTACGTTGTGGCAAGAGCTGCAGGCTCCGATGGACTAACTACCTTAGGCCTGATCTCAAGAGAGGCCTCTTGAACGACGCTGAGGAGCAATTGGTTATTGACCTCCATGCCCGCTTAGGAAATAG GTGGTCGAAGATAGCAGCAAGATTGCCTGGAAGAACTGATAACGAAATAAAGAATCATTGGAATACCCACATCAAGAAAAAGCTCATCAAGATGGGGATTGATCCAGTCACCCATGAGCCCCTACACAAACAAGCTAGCCAAGGTTCTTCCCCTCCTACCAACCTTCCACAATCAGAAGATCAGCAGTTCGAATTGCCAGAATCCGATGACCGCATTGGCAAGGAGGAGAATTTGAGCCCACAAGAAAATTGTTCGAGCAGCGAATTGTCCTTCGTCGACAACAGTAGCAATGACGACCCACTAATGAATTGCTTGTTGGGCGAGAACGTCTCTTCTCTTATCGACGCGTCTTGGAAGTTTCCAAGCGCCGAAGACGACTACAACAATgtcgtggggtccacatgggaAGAGAGCTGTGCATGGTTATTGGATTATCAGGAATTCGGGTTCGAAGAATTCGGCTTGGGTTGCATGGAGAGCATGGGTCCTATGGACTGGAGTGACAAACACTAA